A single Diachasmimorpha longicaudata isolate KC_UGA_2023 chromosome 10, iyDiaLong2, whole genome shotgun sequence DNA region contains:
- the Mbl gene encoding uncharacterized protein Mbl isoform X1 — protein MAMVNMNNLLNGKDSRWLQLEVCREFQRNKCTRPDTECKFAHPPANVEVQNGRVTACYDSIKGRCNREKPPCKYFHPPQHLKDQLLINGRNHLALKNALMQQMGLTPGQPLVPGQVPTVEGQPPLPAHHHLQQQIQQQLLATHAFMATNPYLTGMPQVNNTYTPYFTPSPIMPAIMGPADPTGVGSPLGVVQQTVAMPQKMPRTDRLEVCREFQRGACKRGETECRFAHPLETVQANEDGSVTVCMDAVKGRCNRDPCRYFHPPLHLQAHIKAAQSRASIATGTLSTSVTGLGAMAGGVSGVPTSAVSRGLQNASMASIELGKKRMRDTNDDLLMMESKSFGSFYYDNFAFPGMVPYKRPAGDKSGMPVYQATGATTYQQLMQLPQPFVPVSCEYAGTPPLPQTSNQSISSVQNSIQSQASSSLAQVSESNGVMGVNNPPPPPSAASGGGSGSNANDNKQLTSNHDGENVRNSPELNHSNSPQVNQLTAHSAGVSIPTMTGMTTSMPNVPNFSMSNIVSLANASIHQANVNSMANYTMANMAHFNVLNTLGMGHSLTAMDPAALAKEVAQKNYAKAIKMQTSQQYGINPLTALNYTGVALNKQALAINQSQAAAAVAASAQTRQMLPPGLAGIPGGPLSGQLPASILHHYQRPPSATPINPYSLIRQHPMLHSPYVQASFPGVPAAAALQQATNPYAQNPYAMIPGMSAVGVTGVTGVPGVPTAVPGIHQVPTANPATIAAQPQVAIPVSTGVIMQPYKKMKTT, from the exons GGAAGATGCAATCGAGAAAAGCCACCATGCAAATACTTCCATCCACCCCAGCACCTCAAGGATCAATTATTGATAAACGGACGAAATCACTTAGCCCTGAAGAATGCCCTAATGCAGCAGATGGGACTAACCCCTGGACAGCCCCTTGTGCCTGGTCAGGTGCCTACAGTG GAGGGCCAACCTCCTCTGCCAGCGCACCATCACCTTCAACAGCAAATCCAGCAGCAACTTCTCGCTACCCACGCCTTTATG GCAACCAATCCCTACCTAACTGGAATGCCACAGGTGAACAACACGTACACCCCATACTTCACACCGAGTCCAATAATGCCAGCGATAATGGGACCAGCCGATCCCACGGGGGTTGGTAGTCCACTAGGTGTTGTACAGCAGACAGTAGCAATGCCGCAGAAGATGCCGCGTACCGATCGTCTAGAG GTATGTCGCGAGTTTCAACGTGGGGCGTGCAAACGCGGTGAGACGGAGTGCCGGTTTGCGCACCCCCTCGAGACGGTGCAGGCGAACGAGGACGGTTCTGTGACGGTCTGCATGGACGCTGTCAAGGGCCGATGCAATCGGGACCCCTGCCGCTATTTCCACCCCCCTCTGCACCTACAAGCCCACATTAAGGCCGCACAATCTCGGGCTAGCATTGCG ACGGGAACGTTGTCGACGAGTGTCACGGGATTGGGCGCTATGGCTGGTGGAGTGTCAGGTGTGCCTACATCGGCTGTCTCTAGAGGACTTCAGAATGCCAGTATGGCGAGCATCGAGCTCGGAAAGAAGCGGATGCGCGACACCAATGATGACCTGCTAATG ATGGAATCAAAGTCATTCGGGTCTTTCTACTACGACAATTTT GCCTTTCCGGGTATGGTACCGTACAAACGTCCAGCTGGTGACAAATCTGGTATGCCAGTGTACCAGGCAACTGGTGCAACGACCTATCAGCAGTTAATGCAGCTGCCGCAGCCGTTCGTGCCTGTGTCATGTGAGTACGCTGGAACACCACCCCTTCCTCAAACCTCTAACCAGTCGATATCAAGCGTTCAAAATTCAATACAATCCCAGGCATCATCTAGCCTCGCCCAAGTATCCGAATCGAATGGTGTTATGGGTGTTAATaatccaccaccaccaccatcgGCAGCCAGTGGTGGTGGTAGTGGATCAAATGCAAATGATAATAAACAGTTAACGTCAAATCACGATGGTGAAAATGTTCGTAACTCTCCCGAATTGAATCACTCAAATTCACCTCAAGTTAATCAACTAACGGCTCACTCAGCTGGTGTATCAATACCAACAATGACTGGTATGACTACCTCAATGCCGAATGTACCAAATTTCTCAATGTCCAATATCGTATCACTTGCTAATGCGAGTATACATCAGGCCAATGTCAATTCAATGGCCAACTATACAATGGCAAATATGGCGCACTTCAATGTACTGAACACTCTGGGAATGGGCCACAGCCTTACTGCAATGGATCCAGCAGCACTGGCTAAGGAAGTTGCCCAGAAGAACTACGCAAAGGCCATTAAGATGCAGACAAGCCAGCAATATGGAATCAATCCACTGACAGCATTAAATTATACTGGTGTTGCCCTGAACAAGCAGGCACTTGCTATCAATCAGTCGCAGGCTGCAGCTGCTGTTGCAGCCAGTGCTCAGACACGTCAGATGCTTCCACCTGGCCTTGCTGGCATACCTGGTGGACCACTCAGTGGACAATTACCAGCCAGTATTCTTCATCACTATCAAAGGCCACCGAGTGCCACACCCATCAATCCTTACTCCCTAATTCGTCAGCATCCGATGCTCCATTCTCCGTACGTACAGGCATCATTCCCAGGTGTACCTGCTGCTGCTGCACTCCAACAAGCCACTAATCCCTACGCCCAAAATCCCTATGCCATGATACCTGGCATGAGTGCTGTTGGTGTAACTGGTGTAACTGGTGTACCAGGTGTACCAACAGCTGTACCTGGAATTCATCAGGTACCCACTGCCAATCCTGCAACGATAGCGGCACAACCACAGGTTGCCATTCCCGTTAGCACAGGTGTCATAATGCAGCCGTacaagaaaatgaaaactaCGTAA
- the Mbl gene encoding uncharacterized protein Mbl isoform X3 → MAMVNMNNLLNGKDSRWLQLEVCREFQRNKCTRPDTECKFAHPPANVEVQNGRVTACYDSIKGRCNREKPPCKYFHPPQHLKDQLLINGRNHLALKNALMQQMGLTPGQPLVPGQVPTVATNPYLTGMPQVNNTYTPYFTPSPIMPAIMGPADPTGVGSPLGVVQQTVAMPQKMPRTDRLEVCREFQRGACKRGETECRFAHPLETVQANEDGSVTVCMDAVKGRCNRDPCRYFHPPLHLQAHIKAAQSRASIATGTLSTSVTGLGAMAGGVSGVPTSAVSRGLQNASMASIELGKKRMRDTNDDLLMMESKSFGSFYYDNFAFPGMVPYKRPAGDKSGMPVYQATGATTYQQLMQLPQPFVPVSCEYAGTPPLPQTSNQSISSVQNSIQSQASSSLAQVSESNGVMGVNNPPPPPSAASGGGSGSNANDNKQLTSNHDGENVRNSPELNHSNSPQVNQLTAHSAGVSIPTMTGMTTSMPNVPNFSMSNIVSLANASIHQANVNSMANYTMANMAHFNVLNTLGMGHSLTAMDPAALAKEVAQKNYAKAIKMQTSQQYGINPLTALNYTGVALNKQALAINQSQAAAAVAASAQTRQMLPPGLAGIPGGPLSGQLPASILHHYQRPPSATPINPYSLIRQHPMLHSPYVQASFPGVPAAAALQQATNPYAQNPYAMIPGMSAVGVTGVTGVPGVPTAVPGIHQVPTANPATIAAQPQVAIPVSTGVIMQPYKKMKTT, encoded by the exons GGAAGATGCAATCGAGAAAAGCCACCATGCAAATACTTCCATCCACCCCAGCACCTCAAGGATCAATTATTGATAAACGGACGAAATCACTTAGCCCTGAAGAATGCCCTAATGCAGCAGATGGGACTAACCCCTGGACAGCCCCTTGTGCCTGGTCAGGTGCCTACAGTG GCAACCAATCCCTACCTAACTGGAATGCCACAGGTGAACAACACGTACACCCCATACTTCACACCGAGTCCAATAATGCCAGCGATAATGGGACCAGCCGATCCCACGGGGGTTGGTAGTCCACTAGGTGTTGTACAGCAGACAGTAGCAATGCCGCAGAAGATGCCGCGTACCGATCGTCTAGAG GTATGTCGCGAGTTTCAACGTGGGGCGTGCAAACGCGGTGAGACGGAGTGCCGGTTTGCGCACCCCCTCGAGACGGTGCAGGCGAACGAGGACGGTTCTGTGACGGTCTGCATGGACGCTGTCAAGGGCCGATGCAATCGGGACCCCTGCCGCTATTTCCACCCCCCTCTGCACCTACAAGCCCACATTAAGGCCGCACAATCTCGGGCTAGCATTGCG ACGGGAACGTTGTCGACGAGTGTCACGGGATTGGGCGCTATGGCTGGTGGAGTGTCAGGTGTGCCTACATCGGCTGTCTCTAGAGGACTTCAGAATGCCAGTATGGCGAGCATCGAGCTCGGAAAGAAGCGGATGCGCGACACCAATGATGACCTGCTAATG ATGGAATCAAAGTCATTCGGGTCTTTCTACTACGACAATTTT GCCTTTCCGGGTATGGTACCGTACAAACGTCCAGCTGGTGACAAATCTGGTATGCCAGTGTACCAGGCAACTGGTGCAACGACCTATCAGCAGTTAATGCAGCTGCCGCAGCCGTTCGTGCCTGTGTCATGTGAGTACGCTGGAACACCACCCCTTCCTCAAACCTCTAACCAGTCGATATCAAGCGTTCAAAATTCAATACAATCCCAGGCATCATCTAGCCTCGCCCAAGTATCCGAATCGAATGGTGTTATGGGTGTTAATaatccaccaccaccaccatcgGCAGCCAGTGGTGGTGGTAGTGGATCAAATGCAAATGATAATAAACAGTTAACGTCAAATCACGATGGTGAAAATGTTCGTAACTCTCCCGAATTGAATCACTCAAATTCACCTCAAGTTAATCAACTAACGGCTCACTCAGCTGGTGTATCAATACCAACAATGACTGGTATGACTACCTCAATGCCGAATGTACCAAATTTCTCAATGTCCAATATCGTATCACTTGCTAATGCGAGTATACATCAGGCCAATGTCAATTCAATGGCCAACTATACAATGGCAAATATGGCGCACTTCAATGTACTGAACACTCTGGGAATGGGCCACAGCCTTACTGCAATGGATCCAGCAGCACTGGCTAAGGAAGTTGCCCAGAAGAACTACGCAAAGGCCATTAAGATGCAGACAAGCCAGCAATATGGAATCAATCCACTGACAGCATTAAATTATACTGGTGTTGCCCTGAACAAGCAGGCACTTGCTATCAATCAGTCGCAGGCTGCAGCTGCTGTTGCAGCCAGTGCTCAGACACGTCAGATGCTTCCACCTGGCCTTGCTGGCATACCTGGTGGACCACTCAGTGGACAATTACCAGCCAGTATTCTTCATCACTATCAAAGGCCACCGAGTGCCACACCCATCAATCCTTACTCCCTAATTCGTCAGCATCCGATGCTCCATTCTCCGTACGTACAGGCATCATTCCCAGGTGTACCTGCTGCTGCTGCACTCCAACAAGCCACTAATCCCTACGCCCAAAATCCCTATGCCATGATACCTGGCATGAGTGCTGTTGGTGTAACTGGTGTAACTGGTGTACCAGGTGTACCAACAGCTGTACCTGGAATTCATCAGGTACCCACTGCCAATCCTGCAACGATAGCGGCACAACCACAGGTTGCCATTCCCGTTAGCACAGGTGTCATAATGCAGCCGTacaagaaaatgaaaactaCGTAA
- the Mbl gene encoding uncharacterized protein Mbl isoform X6, whose protein sequence is MAMVNMNNLLNGKDSRWLQLEVCREFQRNKCTRPDTECKFAHPPANVEVQNGRVTACYDSIKGRCNREKPPCKYFHPPQHLKDQLLINGRNHLALKNALMQQMGLTPGQPLVPGQVPTVEGQPPLPAHHHLQQQIQQQLLATHAFMATNPYLTGMPQVNNTYTPYFTPSPIMPAIMGPADPTGVGSPLGVVQQTVAMPQKMPRTDRLEMESKSFGSFYYDNFAFPGMVPYKRPAGDKSGMPVYQATGATTYQQLMQLPQPFVPVSCEYAGTPPLPQTSNQSISSVQNSIQSQASSSLAQVSESNGVMGVNNPPPPPSAASGGGSGSNANDNKQLTSNHDGENVRNSPELNHSNSPQVNQLTAHSAGVSIPTMTGMTTSMPNVPNFSMSNIVSLANASIHQANVNSMANYTMANMAHFNVLNTLGMGHSLTAMDPAALAKEVAQKNYAKAIKMQTSQQYGINPLTALNYTGVALNKQALAINQSQAAAAVAASAQTRQMLPPGLAGIPGGPLSGQLPASILHHYQRPPSATPINPYSLIRQHPMLHSPYVQASFPGVPAAAALQQATNPYAQNPYAMIPGMSAVGVTGVTGVPGVPTAVPGIHQVPTANPATIAAQPQVAIPVSTGVIMQPYKKMKTT, encoded by the exons GGAAGATGCAATCGAGAAAAGCCACCATGCAAATACTTCCATCCACCCCAGCACCTCAAGGATCAATTATTGATAAACGGACGAAATCACTTAGCCCTGAAGAATGCCCTAATGCAGCAGATGGGACTAACCCCTGGACAGCCCCTTGTGCCTGGTCAGGTGCCTACAGTG GAGGGCCAACCTCCTCTGCCAGCGCACCATCACCTTCAACAGCAAATCCAGCAGCAACTTCTCGCTACCCACGCCTTTATG GCAACCAATCCCTACCTAACTGGAATGCCACAGGTGAACAACACGTACACCCCATACTTCACACCGAGTCCAATAATGCCAGCGATAATGGGACCAGCCGATCCCACGGGGGTTGGTAGTCCACTAGGTGTTGTACAGCAGACAGTAGCAATGCCGCAGAAGATGCCGCGTACCGATCGTCTAGAG ATGGAATCAAAGTCATTCGGGTCTTTCTACTACGACAATTTT GCCTTTCCGGGTATGGTACCGTACAAACGTCCAGCTGGTGACAAATCTGGTATGCCAGTGTACCAGGCAACTGGTGCAACGACCTATCAGCAGTTAATGCAGCTGCCGCAGCCGTTCGTGCCTGTGTCATGTGAGTACGCTGGAACACCACCCCTTCCTCAAACCTCTAACCAGTCGATATCAAGCGTTCAAAATTCAATACAATCCCAGGCATCATCTAGCCTCGCCCAAGTATCCGAATCGAATGGTGTTATGGGTGTTAATaatccaccaccaccaccatcgGCAGCCAGTGGTGGTGGTAGTGGATCAAATGCAAATGATAATAAACAGTTAACGTCAAATCACGATGGTGAAAATGTTCGTAACTCTCCCGAATTGAATCACTCAAATTCACCTCAAGTTAATCAACTAACGGCTCACTCAGCTGGTGTATCAATACCAACAATGACTGGTATGACTACCTCAATGCCGAATGTACCAAATTTCTCAATGTCCAATATCGTATCACTTGCTAATGCGAGTATACATCAGGCCAATGTCAATTCAATGGCCAACTATACAATGGCAAATATGGCGCACTTCAATGTACTGAACACTCTGGGAATGGGCCACAGCCTTACTGCAATGGATCCAGCAGCACTGGCTAAGGAAGTTGCCCAGAAGAACTACGCAAAGGCCATTAAGATGCAGACAAGCCAGCAATATGGAATCAATCCACTGACAGCATTAAATTATACTGGTGTTGCCCTGAACAAGCAGGCACTTGCTATCAATCAGTCGCAGGCTGCAGCTGCTGTTGCAGCCAGTGCTCAGACACGTCAGATGCTTCCACCTGGCCTTGCTGGCATACCTGGTGGACCACTCAGTGGACAATTACCAGCCAGTATTCTTCATCACTATCAAAGGCCACCGAGTGCCACACCCATCAATCCTTACTCCCTAATTCGTCAGCATCCGATGCTCCATTCTCCGTACGTACAGGCATCATTCCCAGGTGTACCTGCTGCTGCTGCACTCCAACAAGCCACTAATCCCTACGCCCAAAATCCCTATGCCATGATACCTGGCATGAGTGCTGTTGGTGTAACTGGTGTAACTGGTGTACCAGGTGTACCAACAGCTGTACCTGGAATTCATCAGGTACCCACTGCCAATCCTGCAACGATAGCGGCACAACCACAGGTTGCCATTCCCGTTAGCACAGGTGTCATAATGCAGCCGTacaagaaaatgaaaactaCGTAA
- the Mbl gene encoding uncharacterized protein Mbl isoform X5: MAMVNMNNLLNGKDSRWLQLEVCREFQRNKCTRPDTECKFAHPPANVEVQNGRVTACYDSIKGRCNREKPPCKYFHPPQHLKDQLLINGRNHLALKNALMQQMGLTPGQPLVPGQVPTVEGQPPLPAHHHLQQQIQQQLLATHAFMATNPYLTGMPQVNNTYTPYFTPSPIMPAIMGPADPTGVGSPLGVVQQTVAMPQKMPRTDRLETGTLSTSVTGLGAMAGGVSGVPTSAVSRGLQNASMASIELGKKRMRDTNDDLLMMESKSFGSFYYDNFAFPGMVPYKRPAGDKSGMPVYQATGATTYQQLMQLPQPFVPVSCEYAGTPPLPQTSNQSISSVQNSIQSQASSSLAQVSESNGVMGVNNPPPPPSAASGGGSGSNANDNKQLTSNHDGENVRNSPELNHSNSPQVNQLTAHSAGVSIPTMTGMTTSMPNVPNFSMSNIVSLANASIHQANVNSMANYTMANMAHFNVLNTLGMGHSLTAMDPAALAKEVAQKNYAKAIKMQTSQQYGINPLTALNYTGVALNKQALAINQSQAAAAVAASAQTRQMLPPGLAGIPGGPLSGQLPASILHHYQRPPSATPINPYSLIRQHPMLHSPYVQASFPGVPAAAALQQATNPYAQNPYAMIPGMSAVGVTGVTGVPGVPTAVPGIHQVPTANPATIAAQPQVAIPVSTGVIMQPYKKMKTT; this comes from the exons GGAAGATGCAATCGAGAAAAGCCACCATGCAAATACTTCCATCCACCCCAGCACCTCAAGGATCAATTATTGATAAACGGACGAAATCACTTAGCCCTGAAGAATGCCCTAATGCAGCAGATGGGACTAACCCCTGGACAGCCCCTTGTGCCTGGTCAGGTGCCTACAGTG GAGGGCCAACCTCCTCTGCCAGCGCACCATCACCTTCAACAGCAAATCCAGCAGCAACTTCTCGCTACCCACGCCTTTATG GCAACCAATCCCTACCTAACTGGAATGCCACAGGTGAACAACACGTACACCCCATACTTCACACCGAGTCCAATAATGCCAGCGATAATGGGACCAGCCGATCCCACGGGGGTTGGTAGTCCACTAGGTGTTGTACAGCAGACAGTAGCAATGCCGCAGAAGATGCCGCGTACCGATCGTCTAGAG ACGGGAACGTTGTCGACGAGTGTCACGGGATTGGGCGCTATGGCTGGTGGAGTGTCAGGTGTGCCTACATCGGCTGTCTCTAGAGGACTTCAGAATGCCAGTATGGCGAGCATCGAGCTCGGAAAGAAGCGGATGCGCGACACCAATGATGACCTGCTAATG ATGGAATCAAAGTCATTCGGGTCTTTCTACTACGACAATTTT GCCTTTCCGGGTATGGTACCGTACAAACGTCCAGCTGGTGACAAATCTGGTATGCCAGTGTACCAGGCAACTGGTGCAACGACCTATCAGCAGTTAATGCAGCTGCCGCAGCCGTTCGTGCCTGTGTCATGTGAGTACGCTGGAACACCACCCCTTCCTCAAACCTCTAACCAGTCGATATCAAGCGTTCAAAATTCAATACAATCCCAGGCATCATCTAGCCTCGCCCAAGTATCCGAATCGAATGGTGTTATGGGTGTTAATaatccaccaccaccaccatcgGCAGCCAGTGGTGGTGGTAGTGGATCAAATGCAAATGATAATAAACAGTTAACGTCAAATCACGATGGTGAAAATGTTCGTAACTCTCCCGAATTGAATCACTCAAATTCACCTCAAGTTAATCAACTAACGGCTCACTCAGCTGGTGTATCAATACCAACAATGACTGGTATGACTACCTCAATGCCGAATGTACCAAATTTCTCAATGTCCAATATCGTATCACTTGCTAATGCGAGTATACATCAGGCCAATGTCAATTCAATGGCCAACTATACAATGGCAAATATGGCGCACTTCAATGTACTGAACACTCTGGGAATGGGCCACAGCCTTACTGCAATGGATCCAGCAGCACTGGCTAAGGAAGTTGCCCAGAAGAACTACGCAAAGGCCATTAAGATGCAGACAAGCCAGCAATATGGAATCAATCCACTGACAGCATTAAATTATACTGGTGTTGCCCTGAACAAGCAGGCACTTGCTATCAATCAGTCGCAGGCTGCAGCTGCTGTTGCAGCCAGTGCTCAGACACGTCAGATGCTTCCACCTGGCCTTGCTGGCATACCTGGTGGACCACTCAGTGGACAATTACCAGCCAGTATTCTTCATCACTATCAAAGGCCACCGAGTGCCACACCCATCAATCCTTACTCCCTAATTCGTCAGCATCCGATGCTCCATTCTCCGTACGTACAGGCATCATTCCCAGGTGTACCTGCTGCTGCTGCACTCCAACAAGCCACTAATCCCTACGCCCAAAATCCCTATGCCATGATACCTGGCATGAGTGCTGTTGGTGTAACTGGTGTAACTGGTGTACCAGGTGTACCAACAGCTGTACCTGGAATTCATCAGGTACCCACTGCCAATCCTGCAACGATAGCGGCACAACCACAGGTTGCCATTCCCGTTAGCACAGGTGTCATAATGCAGCCGTacaagaaaatgaaaactaCGTAA
- the Mbl gene encoding uncharacterized protein Mbl isoform X2, whose amino-acid sequence MAMVNMNNLLNGKDSRWLQLEVCREFQRNKCTRPDTECKFAHPPANVEVQNGRVTACYDSIKGRCNREKPPCKYFHPPQHLKDQLLINGRNHLALKNALMQQMGLTPGQPLVPGQVPTVEGQPPLPAHHHLQQQIQQQLLATHAFMATNPYLTGMPQVNNTYTPYFTPSPIMPAIMGPADPTGVGSPLGVVQQTVAMPQKMPRTDRLEVCREFQRGACKRGETECRFAHPLETVQANEDGSVTVCMDAVKGRCNRDPCRYFHPPLHLQAHIKAAQSRASIATGTLSTSVTGLGAMAGGVSGVPTSAVSRGLQNASMASIELGKKRMRDTNDDLLMAFPGMVPYKRPAGDKSGMPVYQATGATTYQQLMQLPQPFVPVSCEYAGTPPLPQTSNQSISSVQNSIQSQASSSLAQVSESNGVMGVNNPPPPPSAASGGGSGSNANDNKQLTSNHDGENVRNSPELNHSNSPQVNQLTAHSAGVSIPTMTGMTTSMPNVPNFSMSNIVSLANASIHQANVNSMANYTMANMAHFNVLNTLGMGHSLTAMDPAALAKEVAQKNYAKAIKMQTSQQYGINPLTALNYTGVALNKQALAINQSQAAAAVAASAQTRQMLPPGLAGIPGGPLSGQLPASILHHYQRPPSATPINPYSLIRQHPMLHSPYVQASFPGVPAAAALQQATNPYAQNPYAMIPGMSAVGVTGVTGVPGVPTAVPGIHQVPTANPATIAAQPQVAIPVSTGVIMQPYKKMKTT is encoded by the exons GGAAGATGCAATCGAGAAAAGCCACCATGCAAATACTTCCATCCACCCCAGCACCTCAAGGATCAATTATTGATAAACGGACGAAATCACTTAGCCCTGAAGAATGCCCTAATGCAGCAGATGGGACTAACCCCTGGACAGCCCCTTGTGCCTGGTCAGGTGCCTACAGTG GAGGGCCAACCTCCTCTGCCAGCGCACCATCACCTTCAACAGCAAATCCAGCAGCAACTTCTCGCTACCCACGCCTTTATG GCAACCAATCCCTACCTAACTGGAATGCCACAGGTGAACAACACGTACACCCCATACTTCACACCGAGTCCAATAATGCCAGCGATAATGGGACCAGCCGATCCCACGGGGGTTGGTAGTCCACTAGGTGTTGTACAGCAGACAGTAGCAATGCCGCAGAAGATGCCGCGTACCGATCGTCTAGAG GTATGTCGCGAGTTTCAACGTGGGGCGTGCAAACGCGGTGAGACGGAGTGCCGGTTTGCGCACCCCCTCGAGACGGTGCAGGCGAACGAGGACGGTTCTGTGACGGTCTGCATGGACGCTGTCAAGGGCCGATGCAATCGGGACCCCTGCCGCTATTTCCACCCCCCTCTGCACCTACAAGCCCACATTAAGGCCGCACAATCTCGGGCTAGCATTGCG ACGGGAACGTTGTCGACGAGTGTCACGGGATTGGGCGCTATGGCTGGTGGAGTGTCAGGTGTGCCTACATCGGCTGTCTCTAGAGGACTTCAGAATGCCAGTATGGCGAGCATCGAGCTCGGAAAGAAGCGGATGCGCGACACCAATGATGACCTGCTAATG GCCTTTCCGGGTATGGTACCGTACAAACGTCCAGCTGGTGACAAATCTGGTATGCCAGTGTACCAGGCAACTGGTGCAACGACCTATCAGCAGTTAATGCAGCTGCCGCAGCCGTTCGTGCCTGTGTCATGTGAGTACGCTGGAACACCACCCCTTCCTCAAACCTCTAACCAGTCGATATCAAGCGTTCAAAATTCAATACAATCCCAGGCATCATCTAGCCTCGCCCAAGTATCCGAATCGAATGGTGTTATGGGTGTTAATaatccaccaccaccaccatcgGCAGCCAGTGGTGGTGGTAGTGGATCAAATGCAAATGATAATAAACAGTTAACGTCAAATCACGATGGTGAAAATGTTCGTAACTCTCCCGAATTGAATCACTCAAATTCACCTCAAGTTAATCAACTAACGGCTCACTCAGCTGGTGTATCAATACCAACAATGACTGGTATGACTACCTCAATGCCGAATGTACCAAATTTCTCAATGTCCAATATCGTATCACTTGCTAATGCGAGTATACATCAGGCCAATGTCAATTCAATGGCCAACTATACAATGGCAAATATGGCGCACTTCAATGTACTGAACACTCTGGGAATGGGCCACAGCCTTACTGCAATGGATCCAGCAGCACTGGCTAAGGAAGTTGCCCAGAAGAACTACGCAAAGGCCATTAAGATGCAGACAAGCCAGCAATATGGAATCAATCCACTGACAGCATTAAATTATACTGGTGTTGCCCTGAACAAGCAGGCACTTGCTATCAATCAGTCGCAGGCTGCAGCTGCTGTTGCAGCCAGTGCTCAGACACGTCAGATGCTTCCACCTGGCCTTGCTGGCATACCTGGTGGACCACTCAGTGGACAATTACCAGCCAGTATTCTTCATCACTATCAAAGGCCACCGAGTGCCACACCCATCAATCCTTACTCCCTAATTCGTCAGCATCCGATGCTCCATTCTCCGTACGTACAGGCATCATTCCCAGGTGTACCTGCTGCTGCTGCACTCCAACAAGCCACTAATCCCTACGCCCAAAATCCCTATGCCATGATACCTGGCATGAGTGCTGTTGGTGTAACTGGTGTAACTGGTGTACCAGGTGTACCAACAGCTGTACCTGGAATTCATCAGGTACCCACTGCCAATCCTGCAACGATAGCGGCACAACCACAGGTTGCCATTCCCGTTAGCACAGGTGTCATAATGCAGCCGTacaagaaaatgaaaactaCGTAA